In Myripristis murdjan chromosome 23, fMyrMur1.1, whole genome shotgun sequence, the DNA window tttcattttaaatattcttCACTTGAGATAATACAGCAGCATTTGCAACTGGAGCCCAGCCGAAAACTGGATTTTTTGAGAGTGATATTAGAAATCCATATTTGGAAATAAAAAGCCTCTGATAGCAATATATTGGATATTTCCATGATGGCGTATTAGTGCCAttgtaaggagaaaaaaatacagagcttgggggagaaaaaactcacaaatttgtgtgGAAAATAGataattctgagattataaagtctcAGAAAACAACTCTGAAATGTGTTACAAATACATAATATTCTGGAtatgagcccagaatcacaatcttgtcatcagcatctggactttggaGAGACATTTCCGTGACTttggccgattcagaagaaaacaatcttgtgattctgggctaaaatcagcaggaattccttgttactaaatcccgttgcaaagtagaatttgatgaggccGTCAGTGAGCAGCGGCAGAGTCAACATGTGGAGCcttggccaaaaaaaatgtacaactaCCTCACTGACTGTCCAATCATTTGTTAAGGAacattattataaagtgttacaggtaatttaatgttttaaatgagAGCCTGAATATATAAACTGagtgtgtaaatgtaaaagATGGGCtctaagatcaaataaaatgtctTATCTGAAAGCAGTAAATCAAATCAGAGCAGGACAAGCTAAATTTAGGTGTCAGGGTGCCAACAGTAAGAGAAGAGTCATCAGCATAGAGACTAATAGCCTTTTCTGGGTAAAAGCAAAATCTATTTTTCCTGGGAGGAAGTGGTGTTTTTCACGGTGCGGTAGTTGCTTCCAGGTTGTTTCTGATTGGTGCCTTTGAGCTTCATCTGTATGAGTTTGCTTTTTGCACAACAGGGCTGAAgtattaattgaaatattaatcAAAATTGCAATGTGGCCATGTGCAATctccaaattgcaggagctcTAATTTTTTTGATGAagataaaatgtgacaaaaaaattgtagtaaaatgaaatattatggtgctacagactttttttttttttttttgccaaacatTTGTTTGGCACACACCatagcaaaaaaacacaccatgattattttaaaaggtttttgagtgaaactgaaaattataatgcaaaaatgatcatctCTACTAAAATCGTCCATTGTACCGCAATCATAGTATCTGTAAGATCAATCGCAATATGATTTCTTTTACTCGATCTTTCAGTCCTGGTGTACAATACATGGCTAACATGACAGTGTGCGACCAAAAGGGAATGACAAGTACAAGTCCATCGCTTTGTGCTGTTTTATATTCAGATCcatcttgttgtttgtttctgtcctcttcatcctgctcatgtttctccctcctcatcttctCCAGGACCTCAAGCCCAGTAACGTGGCCGTGAACGAGGACTGTGAGCTCAGGGTAAGACACAGCCCCcgattcaaacacacaaacacacaaacacacacatacacacaccgtcTCATTGCCAACCTGCGGGTGTGTCCGGCAGATCCTGGACTTCGGTCTGGCCCGGCAGACGGACGACGAGATGACAGGATACGTGGCGACTCGCTGGTACCGAGCGCCCGAGATCATGCTGAACTGGATGCACTACAACCAGAACGGTGAGCACTCACACTCACAacaaatatatttacaaaaataaaaacacaaacaaataaatgaaaacacaaatcaaaccCCCATCAAAATCAGAACTGATGAGATTAGATGAgatgagattagattagattaaagtAGATTACATCAGACTAGAGTAATTTAGATTAGACTAGAGTAGTTTATATTAGATAATCTTAGATCAGATTATAGAGTAGATAAGATTATTACTATTAGAGTAGTTCAggtcagattagattagattagattagataaaatTAGATTAGATCTCAGTAGAATaaattagattacattagagTAGATTATAGTAGATTGGATTAAATTATAGTAGATTCgaatagattagattagaatagAGCAGAGTAGAGTAATTTAGATTAGATTGCAGCAGTAGATTATAGTAgactagattagattaaattagagTAGTTTAGGTTAAATTACAGAAGATTAGATTAGAGCATAAGGTAGAGTGGATTTGATTGGGCAAAGTGTATCACCAGTATAATtctaattaataaataaataaatatcaaaagaAAAGTGGTTAATTTAAAACTGAGCAGCAGTAAAATCATGCATTATTCAGCAAagatttaaaattttattcaAGTAGCCGGAGGCCAGATCAGAGCTCTTCTGCAGGAGAAGGTTTTAAAGTGACTCATGGCTTCTGTTAGTCATAAAAATGACTCAGGCAGAGCAATAAcccaaaatgagttttttttcttttcttttcatacCAGAAATCTTTTTGCAAAAGAAGGCGGCTGTATTTATTATTCCTTTTTAAATCATGGGTATCTTGTTTGGGGAGGAAGTTCTCGATGTATTGCTGTAATTTctggtgtttgtgttgcagttgATATCTGGTCGGTGGGATGCATCATGGGAGAGCTGCTGAAGGGAAAAGTCCTCTTTCCCGGCAATGACTGTATCCTTCATCTGCACGGAGTGATATATGGATGTGGAGAGAGTCCGCTGCACTTTAtagcctctttttttccccttaccaGCCAACTCGCATTACCTCTAAAAGCTCGGTGGACGCACAGCAGAGCTCTCATGGATTTGCATTACAATCCCAGGCCTTTCTGAAGGGGAGGCgcatcagcagagagagacagggatgaATGGGAAAGCTCACAAAAGACCGAATTATCTAGGTTGTGGCTCTCTATGTCTAAAGGCAGAGCTAAAACGAATTTGATTTACTGATCTTTTGCGTGCCGTGGGACCGAGCTGACATTCAGCAGCGCTCAGCGAGTCAAgagtttctgtctctttccGTCGGCCGCGGTCCCTTGTGACGAAGTCGTTTAATGAGTGAAACCTTGCAAGCTGATGGCTTTTCCAAACCTTTGACGGCCCTTAACCCCCCCGTCTTAAGATATCGACCAGCTGAAAAGAATCATGGAGGTGGTTGGGACTCCCACACCCGAGCTCCTGCAGAAGATTTCCTCCGAACatgtgagaaagaaaagagggtgGATGAAAAAAGAAGTGATGTTTAGTTAAAGGAAGAATGCAACATTTAAGGCAAAATTCCcctttttcctgacttccccagactgagacaagatgttcgataccaatttcacctctgtacgtccagtggttcctatgggtagcattttgtgttagcttagcataaagacttgaagtctatgggagtcattagcctagtctgtcaaagtggaaaaaaataaacctcacaggaGTAGTGAATGTGTATTTCAACTCCACATGATCCGTTGTGTAGATGAGTCAGCTACAGCATTGcggtgaggtttatttttttctgtttgacagagccaggctaatgactcctataggcttcaagtctttatgctaagctaacacaaaatactacccataggaaccgaaccacagaggtgaaaaaggtattgaacatcttgtctcagtctggggaagtcgggaaaaggggatctcaaggaaactgaatcaggtcaactggacttagttatatgtctagaagacgTCTCATCCCTaatccaagtggcttcatgaacagcatgaactgatgaagccacttggataaggaGCAAAAcgtcttctagacatataaccaagtccagttgacctAATTCCTTGAGATGCCTATGACCTGGACGAATGAGAATATATGCAGACATATATCGGGAAAAGAGGATTTTGCCCCCAAAAAACTGGAGCATTCCTTTAAATGAGAAGAAACACCAAGCAAACCCTGCAGCACTGCCACCAAATGAAGCATGCAGACCATTCAAATGTTGTGATTGATTAGGCATTTGACTGACACTGCCGATGAGTGAATAGCCAATATGCAGGCGGCAGAGTGATTGATCACTTTATTGACTAACTATTTAACACCCACTGTGTCACACGTCATTACCTGCACGTCGCTCTCTCTGTCCGCAGGCTCAGAAGTACATCCAGTCTCTGCCCTTCATGCCTCAGCAGGACCTGGAAAAGATCTTCAGAGGAGCAAATCCACTGGGTGGGTGACGCTTCGCAGATGGGACGATCAATTTCTGCAACTCGGTTAAAAAGCTTTCAGGAGCCTGAGAGCTCCAGACGCTCTGTCCATGTAGCAGGATGCTGTTTCATTCATACAGACAGATGAAGAACGCAGACCCGGAATAAacgtaaaaaaagaaaaagagaaatccatcttaacaagtcatttattatCACCTGAGAAGGGCTAGAAACTGGCATGTcactcactgacttactgatttgtagggttttttttttttccagaaacaaGACAGAAGCTAAACATTAGCATGGCCCTGTGATTTCTGCACTGTAGGAAAACACATAATCCTGGAATTTGGTAATGAAAATGGAATCATCTGTAAAACGCAAAATATTGTAGAATTTGTCAAAATGTGGATGCAGTTGATGaaaatcagggtttccccttCTATTATCAGCGCCGCTATAGCAAGAAGAGCTTATCACTTCAACAAAGTTTCATAACTATTGACAAAACTAGTGCAGTGTTGTATTATTAATTAACTGATGTTCATtaaattttgtatattttattattaaattgttgaAAATTTATCCATTGACCACATAATTAGACAATTTGAAAACAcagaattcagaaaaaataaaatggaaatcaTGGAATTTGGGAACAAATGAAATGGATCTGCAGAAATTTAAATGGATTTCCCAGGACCCTGCATGGTGCCCAGCAAGCCCCAGCTGTTCTGGAAtattgtggaaacaagtgggattatctgatgcctctgacagatttttgtcacttgtttggagaaaaactAGAGGAGCCGGGGCTGTAATGGCCCGACCCCGTCCCGAAAGCTTATCTGTCGCCACTAAGGAGCTCCACTGTCATATTTCTGAaaaaagtcagtaagtcagtgagtgACAGACCAGATTCTAGGCCTTACGTCCTAACAGGAGACTAGTATCATGATTTAAACATagaatatgaggctaaatgacttgacTACTGCCAACAGTGTAACCGTAGTAACACCATATATAACCTATAGTGAAATGCCTGTTCTTGAATATTTTTTACTTCCCAAGATGTTCGAATTCCACCTTCACCTTCTTGACATCTTAGCTTTTGTATTCAGCTGGCTTTTTCACCACGTTGAAATCTCCTGAACATTTCAACCCtggctttttttcttggttGTCGTTAAACTGAGCCAATTAACCAAATTTTCTACCTCCAAGAAATGTTTGTACTATTAAACGTCCATGTCCCATCTGCCCCCTGTGCAGCGGTGGACCTGCTGAAGCGGATGCTGGTGCTGGACTGTGACGGCAGGATCTCGGCCAGCGAGGCCCTCTCTCACCCGTACTTCTCCCAGTACCACGACCCCGACGACGAGCCCGAGGCGCCGCCGTACGACCAAACCCTGGAGAGCAAAGACCGCACGCTGGAGGAGTGGAAGGGTGAGGACGGGGGACGGGGCTGGACTTTAATTTAACCCGACTCcacttgatttgatttcaaaatgagaaaaaaaacatgaatgagaGAGACACTTGTTTCCTCTGTGAAAGACAAAAATCACA includes these proteins:
- the mapk11 gene encoding mitogen-activated protein kinase 11, whose translation is MSARPGFYRQELNKTVWEVPERYQNLTPVGSGAYGSVCSAYDVRLRQKVAVKKLSRPFQSLIHSRRSYRELRLLKHMKHENVIGLLDVFTPAATLEDFNEVYLVTNLMGADLNNIVKFQRLSDEHVQFLIYQLLRGLKYIHSAGLIHRDLKPSNVAVNEDCELRILDFGLARQTDDEMTGYVATRWYRAPEIMLNWMHYNQNVDIWSVGCIMGELLKGKVLFPGNDYIDQLKRIMEVVGTPTPELLQKISSEHAQKYIQSLPFMPQQDLEKIFRGANPLAVDLLKRMLVLDCDGRISASEALSHPYFSQYHDPDDEPEAPPYDQTLESKDRTLEEWKELVFEEVNSFKAPVSKTDSLQVEQ